The Lycium barbarum isolate Lr01 chromosome 4, ASM1917538v2, whole genome shotgun sequence nucleotide sequence CTTTAATTGGTATACTAGGAAAGGTCTATCCCCAAGATGTGTAATGAAAGTAGATCTAAGGAAAGCCTATGATTCCATCGAATGGTGTTTTTTTAAAGAGCATAATGGTTGAACTGGGATTCCCCTACAAATTCATAATGTGGATCATGGAATGCATTTCAACAGTGTCTTATTTTTTGGTTTTAAATGGTGGATTGGCCAAGCCTTTTCCTGGTAAGAGAGGCATTAGACAAGGTGATCCTATGTCACCTTATCTATTTGTCATGGCCATGGAATATCTACAAAGGGAGCTGAATCAATTAATCACAAATAAGGTCTTCAAATTTCATCCTAAATGCAAAAGACTGGGGGTGATACACATATGCTTTGCTGATGACTTATTGTTGTTTTGCAAAGCTGATATTCTATCCATCAAACTGGTTCAAAAAGCTTTTAATGGGTTCTCAGCTGCTTCAGGACTTCATGCCAATGTGGATAAAAGCTCCATATACTTATCAGGAGTAAAACCAGAGCTTAAACAGGAAATTCTGCGCACTCTTAGGTATTCATAGGGTACTCTCCCATTCAGATATCTTGGAGTACCTCTTTCATCCAAGAAGCTGACTATAGCACAATATATGCCCCTGGTAGAAAGGATAACAGCAAGAATTCAATGCTGGTCGGCTAAACTCCTATCCTATGCTAGCAGATTGCAGTTAATTAAATCAGTTTTATTTGGGGTTCAAACATATTGGGCCCAGATCTTTATATTGCCTAAAAGAGTTATGAAGCTGGTTGATGCAGTATGCAGATCCTTTTTATGGTCTGGTAAAGGAGAGGTCACAAAGAAAGAACTTGTTTCATGGGCAAGAATCTGCCTTCCAAAGTCAGCTGGTGGACAAAATGTGATGAATATATGTCTATGGAACAAAGCAGCAGTGATTAAGCAGTTATGGGCAATTGTTGATAAAAAAGACAGTTTATGGATCAGATGGGTAAATATTTATTACTTGAAAAATGACTCTGTTGATACTTGCAATATCCCGGGTAATGCTACTTGGGTCATAAGGAAGGTGATAGAGACAAGAAAATTCATTCTCCAAACTAATCTACTACAGGGAGACTTCAATGCTCGACTCGCCTATATGGTCAAGAACAACAAGTTTTCCATTAAAAGCATGTATGTTTCTCTAATTCCAATCCACCCCAAAGTCCCATGGAAGTCCCTCACTATGCAGCCTAGCATACACCCAAGACAAAGATTCATACTATGGCTGGCAGTGCATAAGAGACTGGCAACAGCAGAAAGGTTGCGCAAGTTCAGAATCAAGGTGCCTTTAAACTGTGTCTATTGTAACTCTCCGGTGGAGTCTTTTGACCATTTGTTCTTCTCTTGTGTAATCACTAACGCATTATGGCAGAGACTCCTAGTATGGCTTGGCTTTCAGAGAGCCATAGGGAATTGGCAAGATGAATTACAATGGGTGTGCAGCTAGGCGAAAAAGAAAACCGGTAGAGGTGAGATCATCAGTTTTGTGTTTGCACTGGTTGTGGAATCAATTTGGAAGGTGAGAAATGGCATCAGATTTCAACGAACCATCTTTCAAGGTGACAGGATTTGCAGGGAGATTGCAGTACACATACATATTCAGGGCAGAGATCCCACTAAATGGCAAGCTCCTTTGGCACTTCTAGACTCCATTCCATGATGCTGCTAGAATTCTTTAGCTGTGTAATAGATAGCTTAATACTATGTTCGTGATAGTGACTATAATGGAATAGATTGTAATTAGGCTCTCTGTAATTGTGAGTCATTGTCTTTACTGTTGAGAGACAGGTGGTCAGCCCTGTGTAGGTCTGTAACTATTACTTTTGGTATTAATAAATcatttatttaccaaaaaaaaatgtGCACATGCTGCTAACACCGCAAGAACGACAACGCAATCAAGTTTAAGCCCATCAACCACTTGCATTTTCTCCAAACAGCTTACTTCTCCAACGCCATCAGGCTTATTGCTAGCTCACTTCGCACACATATCAACAAGAGCAGAGCCTATAAAAACATCAGATTCAACCCACTCACTCTTCATAACAAACACAGTCCATAATAAATGAAACAGCCAAAACTGGACCATAAATGAACAAAAATTGGTTTCAACAGAACCAAAACTCAAAATTTCCTGCAAAGATACACAAATAGCTTCATATATAAACTGAACCAAAATTGATTATAAACTTAAGTCAAAACCATTATAAAACACACTTCATATATAAACTGGACAACAAATTAAAACAAAGTTGTTCTTCAACTACAACATTACATTAGGGATGTCATTCTATAACCTTAACAAGATGCAACAAAAAAATTATACTATGACATCCCACTGCCACCATGAAGCACTTAAATAAGTTTTCACAACCAAAAGTAAAGCATAAGTTCTAATATTACATCACTTGAGTTTTTCAGCAAATAAACACAAATTTTCAGTTCAATCTCTACTACTTCATTGTTGAGCCTTGCCATTTCCCTTTTTGGCCTTCAGTTTGTCCACCCTTAACTGCTCTAATTGTCTTCCAGTCATAGATGAATTACCCTTCCATGAGAGTCCCTTTGGTGCATACAAGTCACTTGGTTTACTTAAACCTCTAGCATCACCCATGAAGTTGATTTGTCTTGTTCCAGTTGGTAGTAGTTGCTTTTATCTCTCTTAGATTCTAGACTTCAACTCTGACACACCTCTTGTCCTCCATAGTAGGTCATCTTCAACTTCTTCTTCAAATGAGGGATATTCATAGTCAGGAGGCTGTCCAAAGGACTGACCAAACAATGTCTGGTTGCCCAAAGAAGGCTGACTTGATTGTCTGTTTTGAGTAAGTTATGGAGCTGATAAAGTCAAGTCCTCAACAGTTGTAGCATCTCCATCTTCTTTATCAACAAGTGGCCTTTGCATATTCATTGGTTTTTTTCCCTTTGCTTTGCTTCCTACCATTTAATTGTCCACTCTTAGAAGTGTATTCACCTTTCTTCCTGTTGAACTATCCGAAAACAAAAATTGACTTAACAATCTAAAATCATCATATTGTAAGAGCATAAGAATTAAACTAGAAAGGTTACCTTTTCACACCCCCTAGCATTGTGTCCAACAACTCCACAAGTTGAACATGACATAACTCGTCCTCTCCTTGGTGCAACCCATTCAGTTTGCCTCTTAAGTGCATCTTTGtctctttttctcttttctctagGTCTACCGACCAATTTTACAAAGGGAGGTGGTTCCATCGCTGCAAGGGGATCTATTTTCCAGAATTTTGGCCCTGGAACTGGTTGCAACTTGTAATGATAAGTCAAAATATATGCTTCCTTTGAGTACCACCAATGGATTTCTTTCTTGGGATCAAGCTTACTGTGCAAAAGTGCTTTGATGGCATGGGGACATGGGATTCCAGTAAGGTCCCATACCCTGCAACTGCACTTCTTAGTTGCCAAATTTACAATGTGCTTGTCAGTCCCTTCACTCACCTCATACCATAATCACCATTAAAATTCAACGCACACCTATTTGCAATTTTTCTGAATTCATTGTACATATCAAGAGCTTCTGGACTCCATTCAGTAGCCTAAGTTGTCACCTCCTCTTCATTTGATCTCATCATCTCCATCACCTTTAGTCTTATTTCCTCAAGCATCCCAATGATAGGTTTGTGTCTTGGTTCTACTATCCAAGAGTTGAATGACTCAACCAAATTGTTTTCCACTTTCTGATTCTTGCAAATTGTGTCAAAAAAGGACCTGCACCATGTTTCTATTGGATACTCCAACAAGTGTTCTTTGGCTTCTTCAGACAATTCAGCCATTGTTTTCAAATGATCGTCCAACTCCAGTAAATATGTGCTCCATGCACACCACCAAAGAAGTTTACTTTGTCCTTTTGatctcttccctttttttttatctAATTAGCTTCTATGTGTCTCACACAAAACCTATGTAAGGCAGCAGGTAAAGCTTGTTGGACAGCTTCAATTAATCCCTGATTATGAATCataaattgcaaaaataaaaaaatagttaaACACAAAAAAATAAGAGAGTTGAAACCGGTCCCTTCTGTGACTGTTTCAGtcaaatttaacaaaaaaattCAGCCAACAACTTCAGTCAAATTTAAGGACTGTTTCAGtcaaatttaacaaaaaaaattcaGCCAACAGCTTCAATCAAATTTAAGGATTGTTTCAgtcaaatttaagaaaaaaattcaGCCAACAGTTTCAGTCAAATTTAAGGACTGTTTCAGTCAAATTACTTGAAACAAATATTTACCTTTTGCATGTCTGACATAAGAGTGATCCCTTCTCCATTGCTGAGGTTTAGAGACTTGCCAAGCAATTCCAAGAACCAAAGCCAAGTAACTTTAGTTTCTTTGCCCACAACAGCCCAAGCAATGGGATAGAAACGGTTCATTGAGTCTTGAGCAACAGCAGTCAAGAGTTGACCTTTGGATTTACCTTTCAAAAAAGTCCCATCCAAGTCAATGAAAGGTCTCATTCCTGCCTTAAACCCCTTCTTCAAGGCGTCAAAGCAAATATACATCCTCAAGAATCTTCTTTTGCCTTCAGCAAGTGCATCTCTTGAAACCTTGAGCATGATATCACCTCCTTCATTACTCTCCTTCAAAGCATTTGCATATCCAACAATATTTTTATAGTCATCAGTAAAGCTACCTTCCAACTCCTCCAAAACCATTCTTTTGGCTCTCTTACACTTTTCAAATGAAGCATTAATGTTAAAAGCTTTGTGTAGATCAACTCTCATGTCTTTAATCTTATACTTAGGGTCACCTTGCAACTTATCCTTGAAATAGTATGCAATTTTAGTAGCACCAACAAGACTACTATTAAATAAAGGTTTACACTTATGCTCCCCTTTCAGTGTTTTCACACTAACCCCAGGAGCCTTTTTCTGACCAGAAATTAGGCATTCAAATTTGCATTCTGGTTGACAAACATACCTTAACTCTTGTTGTGTCACATTTTTTTCAAAGATAAATCATAACAATTGCACAATGCATACAAGCTCATGTATCTCCTGGCCTCAGGTATgtctttgaatatcatgaacttgTT carries:
- the LOC132637635 gene encoding uncharacterized protein LOC132637635: MAELSEEAKEHLLEYPIETWCRSFFDTICKNQKVENNLVESFNSWIVEPRHKPIIGMLEEIRLKVMEMMRSNEEEVSEGTDKHIVNLATKKCSCRVWDLTGIPCPHAIKALLHSKLDPKKEIHWWYSKEAYILTYHYKLQPVPGPKFWKIDPLAAMEPPPFVKLVGRPREKRKRDKDALKRQTEWVAPRRGRVMSCSTCGVVGHNARGCEKEERQSSQPSLGNQTLFGQSFGQPPDYEYPSFEEEVEDDLLWRTRGVSELKSRI